A single Oryza brachyantha chromosome 8, ObraRS2, whole genome shotgun sequence DNA region contains:
- the LOC102702401 gene encoding dormancy-associated protein homolog 3, which yields MGLLDQLWDETVAGPLPDSGLGKLRKYSSFSPSSSSPAAAAAAAAEAPASSVTRSITIVRPPSLSVPSPRGGEHSSSVPSSPASAPDSPFASATTPKGDSWRRLRRKPRTADAAVPEAAATVGPRSPTVYDWVVISSLDR from the exons ATGGGGCTCCTCGACCAGCTCTGGGACGAGACGGTGGCCGGCCCGCTGCCGGACTCCGGCCTCGGCAAGCTCCGCAAGTACTCCTCCTTCTcgccctcgtcgtcctcccccgctgccgctgccgccgcggcggctgaggcgccggcgtcgtcggtgACCCGCAGCATCACCATcgtccggccgccgtcgctctccgtcccgtcgccgcgcggcggcgagcacagCTCCTCCGTGCCATCCTCCCCGGCCAGCGCGCCGGACTCCCCGTTCGCATCCG CCACTACGCCCAAGGGGGACAGCTGGAGGAGGCTTCGCCGGAAACCCAGgacggccgacgccgccgtgccggAGGCCGCTGCCACCGTCGGGCCGAGAAGCCCCACCGTCTACGATTG GGTGGTCATCAGTTCACTGGACCGATGA